One genomic window of Pempheris klunzingeri isolate RE-2024b chromosome 12, fPemKlu1.hap1, whole genome shotgun sequence includes the following:
- the selenou1a gene encoding selenoprotein U 1a isoform X1, whose protein sequence is MLSSGSGLEAELFGMGMWSLGLGAVGAALAGIFLANTDLCLPKAVNASLEHLENADLRSTVDDDKVIKAKSLWDRNGALVMVVRRPGUFLCREEASELSSLKPQLEELGVPLVAVVKENIGTEIQDFRPHFAGDIYVDEEKRFYGPLQRKMGGLGFIRLGVWQNFMRAWRSGYQGNMNGEGFILGGVFVIGPGDQGILLEHREKEFGNKVETADVLEAVKKIVPVE, encoded by the exons A TGTTGTCCTCTGGGTCCGGGCTGGAGGCGGAGCTGTTCGGGATGGGGATGTGGTCGTTGGGTCTGGGCGCAGTCGGAGCTGCGCTAGCTGGGATCTTCCTGGCCAACACTGATCTGTGTCTGCCTAAAGCTGTCAACGCATCGCTGGAGCACCTAGAGAATGCTGACCTGCGCTCCACTGTAGACG atgACAAGGTCATCAAAGCAAAGAGCCTGTGGGACAGGAACGGGGCTCTGGTCATGGTCGTACGACGACCTGGATGATTTTTGTGCAGAGAG GAGGCCTCTGAGCTGTCCTCTCTGAAGCCCCAGCTGGAAGAGCTTGGGGTCCCTCTGGTCGCTGTGGTGAAGGAGAACATCGGCACAGAGATCCAGGACTTCAGACCGCACTTCGCTGGGGACATCTACGTAGATGAGGAG AAACGCTTCTACGGCCCGCTGCAGAGGAAGATGGGGGGTCTGGGGTTCATTCGCCTGGGAGTCTGGCAGAACTTCATGCGGGCCTGGAGGTCCGGTTACCAGGGCAACATGAACGGCGAGGGCTTCATCCTGGGGGGGGTGTTCGTCATCGGACCGGGGGACCAG GGGATTCTCCTGGAACATCGCGAGAAGGAGTTCGGCAATAAGGTGGAGACCGCAGACGTTTTGGAGGCGGTTAAGAAAATTGTGCCAGTGGAAtaa
- the selenou1a gene encoding selenoprotein U 1a isoform X3: MLALSRCSTALRWTRSLRCSSLSLGSSQPSSAARPQFLRTQTALFHQSRANASPDPNKPSSVLSSGSGLEAELFGMGMWSLGLGAVGAALAGIFLANTDLCLPKAVNASLEHLENADLRSTVDDDKVIKAKSLWDRNGALVMVVRRPGUFLCREEASELSSLKPQLEELGVPLVAVVKENIGTEIQDFRPHFAGDIYVDEEKRFYGPLQRKMGGLGFIRLGVWQNFMRAWRSGYQGNMNGEGFILGGVFVIGPGDQGILLEHREKEFGNKVETADVLEAVKKIVPVE; the protein is encoded by the exons ATGCTGGCTCTGTCTAGATGTTCAACAGCTTTGAGGTGGACACGATCCCTCCGctgctcttccctctctctgggGAGCAGCCAGCCCTCCAGCGCAGCCAGGCCCCAGTTTCTAAGAACCCAGACCGCCCTGTTTCACCAAAGTAGAGCCAATGCCAGTCCTGACCCAAACAAGCCCTCTTCAG TGTTGTCCTCTGGGTCCGGGCTGGAGGCGGAGCTGTTCGGGATGGGGATGTGGTCGTTGGGTCTGGGCGCAGTCGGAGCTGCGCTAGCTGGGATCTTCCTGGCCAACACTGATCTGTGTCTGCCTAAAGCTGTCAACGCATCGCTGGAGCACCTAGAGAATGCTGACCTGCGCTCCACTGTAGACG atgACAAGGTCATCAAAGCAAAGAGCCTGTGGGACAGGAACGGGGCTCTGGTCATGGTCGTACGACGACCTGGATGATTTTTGTGCAGAGAG GAGGCCTCTGAGCTGTCCTCTCTGAAGCCCCAGCTGGAAGAGCTTGGGGTCCCTCTGGTCGCTGTGGTGAAGGAGAACATCGGCACAGAGATCCAGGACTTCAGACCGCACTTCGCTGGGGACATCTACGTAGATGAGGAG AAACGCTTCTACGGCCCGCTGCAGAGGAAGATGGGGGGTCTGGGGTTCATTCGCCTGGGAGTCTGGCAGAACTTCATGCGGGCCTGGAGGTCCGGTTACCAGGGCAACATGAACGGCGAGGGCTTCATCCTGGGGGGGGTGTTCGTCATCGGACCGGGGGACCAG GGGATTCTCCTGGAACATCGCGAGAAGGAGTTCGGCAATAAGGTGGAGACCGCAGACGTTTTGGAGGCGGTTAAGAAAATTGTGCCAGTGGAAtaa
- the selenou1a gene encoding selenoprotein U 1a isoform X2, translating into MGMWSLGLGAVGAALAGIFLANTDLCLPKAVNASLEHLENADLRSTVDDDKVIKAKSLWDRNGALVMVVRRPGUFLCREEASELSSLKPQLEELGVPLVAVVKENIGTEIQDFRPHFAGDIYVDEEKRFYGPLQRKMGGLGFIRLGVWQNFMRAWRSGYQGNMNGEGFILGGVFVIGPGDQGILLEHREKEFGNKVETADVLEAVKKIVPVE; encoded by the exons ATGGGGATGTGGTCGTTGGGTCTGGGCGCAGTCGGAGCTGCGCTAGCTGGGATCTTCCTGGCCAACACTGATCTGTGTCTGCCTAAAGCTGTCAACGCATCGCTGGAGCACCTAGAGAATGCTGACCTGCGCTCCACTGTAGACG atgACAAGGTCATCAAAGCAAAGAGCCTGTGGGACAGGAACGGGGCTCTGGTCATGGTCGTACGACGACCTGGATGATTTTTGTGCAGAGAG GAGGCCTCTGAGCTGTCCTCTCTGAAGCCCCAGCTGGAAGAGCTTGGGGTCCCTCTGGTCGCTGTGGTGAAGGAGAACATCGGCACAGAGATCCAGGACTTCAGACCGCACTTCGCTGGGGACATCTACGTAGATGAGGAG AAACGCTTCTACGGCCCGCTGCAGAGGAAGATGGGGGGTCTGGGGTTCATTCGCCTGGGAGTCTGGCAGAACTTCATGCGGGCCTGGAGGTCCGGTTACCAGGGCAACATGAACGGCGAGGGCTTCATCCTGGGGGGGGTGTTCGTCATCGGACCGGGGGACCAG GGGATTCTCCTGGAACATCGCGAGAAGGAGTTCGGCAATAAGGTGGAGACCGCAGACGTTTTGGAGGCGGTTAAGAAAATTGTGCCAGTGGAAtaa
- the sfxn3 gene encoding sideroflexin-3: protein MSEELSLNINIKEPRWDQGTFMGRAKHFFMVTDPRNVLLSSETLEEARVLVENYRAGTVPPGLTEDELWRAKYIYDSAFHPDTGDKMFVIGRMSAQVPMNMSITGCMLTFYRTTPAVVFWQWVNQSFNAVVNYTNRSGDAPLTVNQLGAAYVSATTGAVVTALGLKSLASRLPPIVSRFVPFAAVAAANCINIPFMRQRELKYGIPVTDENGNRLGESANAARQAIVQVVVSRIGMAVPAMAIPPVIMNALEKRAFLKRFPVLNAPVQVGLVGLCLVFATPLCCALFPQKSSMSVSGLEADLQERIRQASPNTTTVYFNKGL from the exons ATGTCTGAAGAGCTGTCCCTCAACATAAACATCAAGGAGCCACGATGGGACCAAGGCACCTTCATGGGGCGCGCCAAGCACTTCTTCATGGTCACAGATCCCAGGAACGTCCTGCTGTCCTCAGAGACTCTGGAGGAGGCCCGAGTGTTGGTGGAGAACTACAG AGCCGGGACCGTGCCGCCTGGCCTGACGGAGGATGAGCTCTGGAGAGCAAAGTACATCTACGACTCCGCCTTCCACCCCGACACGGGGGATAAGATGTTTGTGATTGGCCGGATGTCTGCTCAGGTGCCAATGAACATGTCCATCACAGGCTGCATGCTCACCTTCTACAG GACGACTCCGGCAGTGGTGTTCTGGCAGTGGGTTAACCAGTCCTTCAACGCTGTCGTCAACTACACCAACCGCAGTGGAGATGCCCCGTTAACTGTGAA CCAGCTCGGAGCAGCCTACGTCAGTGCTACTACCGGCGCTGTGGTCACGGCCCTGGGACTCAAGTCTCTAGCTTCG CGTCTCCCTCCAATCGTCAGCCGGTTTGTCCCCTttgctgctgtcgctgctgcTAACTGTATCAACATTCCTTTCATGAGACAGAG GGAGTTGAAATACGGTATTCCTGTGACAGATGAGAATGGAAATCGGTTAGGGGAGTCTGCTAATGCTGCAAGGCAGGCTATCGTGCAGGTGGTGGTATCAAGGATCGGCATGGCAGTGCCAGCAATGG CCATTCCTCCGGTTATAATGAATGCTCTGGAGAAGAGAGCCTTCTTGAAG CGGTTCCCAGTTCTAAACGCTCCAGTCCAGGTGGGGCTCGTCGGTCTGTG CCTGGTGTTCGCGACCCCTCTGTGCTGCGCCCTCTTCCCACAGAAAAG CTCTATGAGCGTGAGCGGGCTCGAAGCAGATCTGCAGGAGAGGATACGACAGGCCAGTCCCAACACCACCACCGTCTACTTCAACAAGGGCCTGTAG